A genomic segment from Yimella sp. cx-51 encodes:
- the yidD gene encoding membrane protein insertion efficiency factor YidD: MTTLNRVLAWPLVVLVRIYQKLISPILPPTCRFTPSCSAYAVTALQRFGPIKGLWLTIKRLGRCNPWNAGGVDHVPERHGPSVTHTS, encoded by the coding sequence GTGACCACCCTCAACCGGGTGCTCGCGTGGCCGCTGGTGGTCCTCGTCCGGATCTACCAGAAGCTGATCTCACCGATTCTGCCCCCGACCTGCCGGTTCACGCCCAGCTGTTCGGCCTACGCCGTGACCGCGCTGCAGCGGTTCGGACCCATCAAGGGGCTCTGGCTGACCATCAAGCGCCTTGGCCGCTGCAACCCGTGGAATGCCGGTGGGGTCGATCACGTCCCCGAACGGCACGGTCCATCCGTAACGCATACTTCATGA
- the rnpA gene encoding ribonuclease P protein component, producing the protein MRASTEFAAVLRSKGSGRAGSKLLVVHLRKPDDFADTVPCRVGFVVSKAVGNSVVRHRTQRRLRHLMADRVIQLPAGALVVVRAQPAASAASSAELGRELDRLIPRALAGAA; encoded by the coding sequence ATGCGCGCCAGCACCGAGTTCGCTGCCGTCCTGCGGTCGAAAGGCTCAGGACGTGCTGGGAGCAAGCTGCTGGTGGTTCACCTGCGCAAGCCTGACGACTTCGCCGACACGGTGCCCTGCCGTGTCGGCTTCGTCGTGTCCAAGGCAGTGGGCAACTCGGTCGTGCGGCATCGCACCCAGCGTCGGTTACGGCACCTCATGGCCGACCGCGTGATCCAACTACCGGCCGGTGCGCTGGTCGTGGTGCGGGCCCAGCCGGCCGCGTCGGCAGCCAGCAGCGCCGAACTCGGCCGTGAACTCGACCGGTTGATCCCGCGCGCACTGGCCGGTGCGGCGTGA
- the rsmG gene encoding 16S rRNA (guanine(527)-N(7))-methyltransferase RsmG, translating to MKPRDTSEPLPPPPAAAEAYLGDQLGLMTAFGDHLADTGVSHGLIGPREVPRLWDRHILNCAVVTELLAPEERVADVGSGAGLPGLVIAIARPDLHVTLIEPLLRRVTWLENVCDDLHLSNVTVVRSRAEQCTDIEVDVVTSRAVARLDTLSGWSLPLLRAGGRMLALKGSSAQEEVDEARADLEALGGRRIEVLSVGAGVVDPPTAIVRVEIDERVARTSPKKKKNGSSPSRRAARRKRQQRNENRRK from the coding sequence GTGAAACCACGCGACACCTCCGAGCCTCTGCCGCCGCCGCCCGCGGCGGCTGAGGCCTATCTGGGCGACCAGTTGGGGCTGATGACAGCTTTCGGTGATCACCTCGCCGACACCGGTGTGTCGCACGGACTCATCGGTCCGCGGGAGGTGCCGCGCCTGTGGGATCGCCATATCCTCAACTGCGCGGTGGTCACCGAACTCCTCGCACCCGAGGAGCGGGTGGCGGACGTCGGCTCCGGTGCCGGCCTACCCGGCTTGGTGATCGCCATCGCGCGTCCGGATCTGCACGTCACGCTCATCGAGCCGCTGCTACGCCGGGTCACCTGGCTGGAAAATGTCTGTGACGACCTCCACCTGAGCAACGTCACGGTCGTTCGTTCGCGCGCCGAGCAGTGCACCGACATCGAGGTCGACGTCGTGACCTCGCGAGCGGTGGCACGCCTGGACACACTGTCGGGCTGGTCGCTGCCGCTGCTGCGCGCGGGCGGCCGCATGCTCGCTCTCAAGGGCAGTTCGGCTCAGGAAGAAGTGGACGAGGCGCGTGCCGATCTGGAAGCCCTCGGTGGGCGCCGCATCGAGGTGTTGTCGGTGGGTGCCGGTGTCGTCGACCCCCCGACGGCGATCGTGCGGGTCGAGATCGATGAGCGTGTTGCCCGCACCTCGCCCAAGAAGAAGAAGAATGGGTCGTCACCCTCTCGACGCGCTGCCCGTCGTAAACGTCAACAACGCAACGAGAACCGGAGGAAGTGA
- the yidC gene encoding membrane protein insertase YidC, whose translation MLDTLLFPLEWFVAFVMVGFHKIFTAMGMAAESGWTWALSIAGLVVVLRILLIPLFVRQIKASRRLQLIQPEMQKIQKKYKGKKDPESRQKMTEETMELYKRTGTNPFASCLPILLQSPFFFALFRVLNNLGGIASGRRDEIGPLTKSVASQAEQSTLFGARLSSTFLGSDQMSVKILTVVLIILMSGTVFITQHQLMRRNMPASALDNPMAKQQKYLMYLMPIFFAITGVNFPIGVLIYWVVTNLWTMGQQFYVIRRMPTPGSDAEKALEARRRAKGKEIKKLTIPGLSSSDDDDAADGDDNSVSLAKVPGTPGRTTATGSQAGKSSGQRVQPTGKKRSKNAKRKR comes from the coding sequence ATGCTCGATACCCTGCTCTTCCCTCTCGAATGGTTCGTCGCCTTCGTCATGGTGGGCTTCCACAAGATCTTCACGGCGATGGGCATGGCCGCCGAGTCGGGCTGGACGTGGGCGCTCTCGATCGCCGGCCTGGTGGTTGTCCTGCGCATCCTGCTGATCCCGCTGTTCGTGCGGCAGATCAAGGCCTCCCGACGACTCCAGCTGATCCAGCCGGAGATGCAGAAGATCCAGAAGAAGTACAAGGGCAAGAAGGATCCGGAGTCCCGTCAGAAGATGACGGAAGAGACGATGGAGCTCTACAAGCGCACGGGCACCAACCCGTTCGCCTCGTGTCTGCCGATCCTGCTGCAGTCGCCATTCTTCTTCGCGCTGTTCCGCGTGCTAAACAACCTCGGCGGCATCGCCTCGGGCCGCCGCGACGAGATCGGCCCTCTCACCAAGAGCGTCGCCAGCCAGGCCGAGCAGTCGACGCTCTTCGGTGCTCGCCTGAGCTCGACCTTCCTCGGCTCCGACCAGATGTCGGTGAAGATCCTCACCGTCGTCCTGATCATCCTGATGTCGGGCACGGTGTTCATCACCCAGCACCAGCTGATGCGCCGCAACATGCCGGCCTCCGCGCTCGACAACCCGATGGCCAAGCAGCAGAAGTACTTGATGTACCTCATGCCGATCTTCTTCGCCATCACCGGCGTCAACTTCCCGATCGGTGTGCTCATCTACTGGGTGGTCACCAACCTGTGGACGATGGGCCAGCAGTTCTACGTGATCCGCCGCATGCCCACCCCCGGTTCGGACGCCGAGAAGGCCCTCGAGGCGCGCCGCCGCGCCAAGGGCAAGGAGATCAAGAAGCTGACCATCCCGGGGCTGTCCTCCTCCGACGATGACGACGCCGCGGACGGCGACGACAACTCGGTCTCGCTGGCGAAGGTGCCGGGCACGCCTGGTCGAACCACCGCCACGGGTTCCCAGGCCGGCAAGAGTTCAGGCCAACGGGTGCAACCGACCGGCAAGAAACGCAGCAAGAACGCCAAACGCAAACGCTGA
- the rpmH gene encoding 50S ribosomal protein L34 codes for MSKRTFQPNTRRRAKTHGFRLRMRTRAGRAILANRRAKGREKLSA; via the coding sequence GTGAGCAAGCGCACTTTCCAGCCGAACACCCGCCGCCGGGCCAAGACCCACGGCTTCCGCCTGCGTATGCGCACCCGCGCCGGCCGCGCCATCCTGGCCAACCGCCGCGCCAAGGGCCGCGAGAAGCTGTCGGCCTGA
- a CDS encoding R3H domain-containing nucleic acid-binding protein — MTDESTTDNVVDTLEREGEVAADFLENLLDIADMDGDIDVDVEGDRAMVSIVDSDEGRVPRRLVGSDGKVLDALQELTRLAVQAETGNRSRLMLDIAGFRAEKRQQLVSLAADAVTEVKESGEKKALDPMTAFERKVVHDAVLAAGLSSESEGAEPRRYVVVLPA; from the coding sequence ATGACTGACGAAAGCACGACCGACAACGTCGTCGACACCCTTGAACGCGAAGGTGAGGTGGCTGCCGACTTCCTGGAGAACCTCCTCGACATCGCCGACATGGACGGCGACATCGACGTCGACGTGGAGGGCGACCGCGCCATGGTGTCGATCGTCGACTCCGACGAGGGACGCGTGCCGCGCCGCCTGGTCGGTAGCGACGGCAAGGTGCTCGACGCGTTGCAGGAGCTGACCCGCCTGGCCGTGCAGGCCGAGACCGGCAACCGCAGCCGGTTGATGCTCGACATCGCCGGGTTCCGGGCCGAGAAGCGCCAGCAGTTGGTGAGCCTGGCGGCCGACGCGGTGACCGAGGTCAAGGAGTCGGGCGAGAAGAAGGCGCTCGACCCGATGACGGCCTTCGAGCGCAAGGTCGTGCACGACGCCGTCCTGGCTGCTGGTCTCAGCTCGGAGTCCGAAGGCGCCGAGCCCCGCCGCTACGTCGTGGTGCTGCCGGCCTGA